In Marinobacter antarcticus, one genomic interval encodes:
- a CDS encoding flagellar protein FlaG produces the protein MNDVNLNSPDLKLVRSGIQAPAKAMSSSQAEGRNASELASSSAGRVVPNQSVSQAQDVSKAEQLQKRNEAQRKDLDEAVSQLNDYVQSVQRDLQFEVDNEMGQTIVRVVDQQTQEVIRQIPDEVAMRLAEKLQQDEPLTVFNIKV, from the coding sequence ATGAATGACGTTAACCTGAACAGCCCGGATCTTAAACTGGTGCGCTCTGGCATCCAGGCTCCGGCCAAGGCAATGTCGTCATCTCAGGCCGAAGGCAGAAATGCCTCCGAGCTTGCTTCTTCATCGGCCGGACGCGTAGTGCCGAATCAGTCGGTTTCTCAGGCCCAGGACGTTTCGAAAGCTGAACAGCTGCAGAAGCGGAATGAGGCGCAGCGGAAAGATTTGGATGAGGCAGTTTCGCAGTTGAACGATTATGTTCAGAGCGTCCAGAGGGATCTGCAGTTTGAAGTGGATAATGAAATGGGGCAAACCATCGTTCGGGTGGTAGATCAGCAAACCCAGGAAGTTATTCGCCAGATTCCGGATGAAGTGGCAATGAGGTTGGCAGAGAAATTGCAGCAAGATGAACCGCTGACGGTGTTTAACATCAAAGTGTAA
- a CDS encoding response regulator codes for MTTRILICDDSALARKQMARALPTGLADKILFANNGLEALEKLRAHEADLMFLDLNMPEMDGYEVLERVLAEDLPIMTIVVSGDIQPEARERVRKLGAIDFIKKPTDLAVVLSLLADYGFYRPGDLESAALSDGELNSGGESQAQEISVSLNDYLQEISNVAMGRSSDLLARLLRVFVKQPIPKVAFIANSELHMAISAAHDSDTYSAVCQGFTGAGIAGEALLLFADASFREMAELLHYERLEGESVNVEVLMDMSSILFGAFLKGIGDQLDLKLSLGHPSVLGQHRQIAELLDHQNSREEQLLCIEISYTLEERDIQCDMLMLLTEDSVPFLEQRLQYLTD; via the coding sequence ATGACCACCCGTATCCTCATCTGCGACGATTCCGCGCTTGCCAGAAAACAAATGGCCCGGGCCCTGCCCACTGGCCTGGCCGATAAAATCCTGTTTGCCAATAATGGCCTGGAAGCGCTTGAGAAACTGCGCGCGCACGAGGCCGACCTGATGTTTCTGGATCTCAACATGCCAGAGATGGATGGCTATGAGGTTCTGGAGCGTGTGCTGGCCGAAGACCTGCCCATAATGACCATCGTGGTTTCCGGCGACATACAGCCCGAAGCCCGGGAGCGGGTACGCAAGCTTGGCGCTATCGATTTTATAAAAAAGCCTACAGACCTGGCGGTTGTCCTCAGCCTGCTTGCCGATTACGGCTTTTACCGCCCGGGGGATCTTGAAAGCGCTGCGCTGAGTGATGGTGAACTCAACTCCGGCGGCGAATCCCAGGCACAGGAAATCTCGGTTTCACTGAACGATTACCTGCAGGAAATTTCCAACGTCGCGATGGGGCGCTCATCAGACCTGCTTGCGCGGCTGTTGCGGGTATTCGTGAAGCAGCCCATCCCGAAAGTCGCTTTTATTGCCAACTCCGAACTCCACATGGCTATCTCTGCTGCCCACGACAGCGATACCTACTCTGCTGTGTGTCAGGGCTTCACCGGAGCGGGCATTGCCGGCGAGGCCCTGCTGCTGTTTGCTGACGCCAGCTTCCGGGAAATGGCCGAACTCCTCCACTACGAGAGGCTCGAGGGTGAATCTGTAAACGTGGAAGTGCTGATGGATATGTCGAGCATACTGTTCGGGGCCTTCCTCAAAGGCATTGGCGATCAGCTGGATTTAAAACTCAGCCTGGGCCATCCCAGCGTATTAGGCCAGCACCGGCAGATCGCAGAACTGCTCGATCATCAGAACTCCCGGGAAGAGCAACTCCTTTGCATTGAAATAAGCTACACGCTGGAGGAACGGGATATACAGTGCGACATGCTGATGCTGCTCACCGAAGATTCAGTGCCCTTCCTTGAACAACGTCTTCAATACCTGACGGACTGA
- a CDS encoding flagellin N-terminal helical domain-containing protein, translating into MPQIINTNIASLNAQRNLNASQGDSNVALQRLSSGLRINSAKDDAAGLAISERFTSQITGLNQAMRNANDGISLAQTAEGALGEAGNILQRMRELAVQSANATNSASDRNALQSEVNQLKEELERIATTTEFNGLKLLDGTFQAQKFQAGANENQTISVSITGARTDSLANNSVSEANATANQGTGSATTAGTAPAAANNIAAQNITVSSSLDTATVSVGIGDSVEKIAAAINSEAATTGVKASARTSATLSGLDATGTISLTLVNGAQESTISAQISDVADLSPLAREINSASGQTGITAEVENGTLTLIQENGRDIVVKDFTTNAATPNDTVDFQGSADAAVTPLTSGGNDSIRASGELTFDSAVSFAVSSSIDAASGSVFNNAAAGTAVGSTPETVATVDISDFEGATSALSILDAALETISGIRADLGAVQNRLESTIANLSTTSENLSAARSRIRDADFASESAELARTQVLQQAGLSVLAQANARPQQVLQLLQG; encoded by the coding sequence ATGCCTCAGATCATCAATACCAACATCGCTTCACTGAACGCTCAACGAAACCTCAATGCCTCGCAAGGCGACTCCAACGTTGCTTTGCAGCGCCTGTCGTCTGGCTTGCGCATCAACTCCGCCAAAGACGATGCGGCCGGTTTGGCCATCTCGGAGCGCTTTACCTCGCAAATCACGGGTCTGAACCAGGCAATGCGAAATGCCAACGATGGCATCTCTTTGGCGCAGACCGCTGAAGGTGCGCTTGGTGAGGCCGGTAATATTCTGCAACGGATGCGTGAACTCGCTGTTCAGTCCGCGAACGCAACCAATTCAGCCTCAGACCGAAATGCCCTTCAGTCCGAAGTGAACCAGCTTAAAGAAGAACTTGAACGCATTGCGACCACAACGGAATTCAATGGTCTCAAATTGCTGGATGGCACGTTTCAGGCCCAGAAATTCCAGGCCGGCGCCAATGAAAATCAGACCATTTCGGTATCAATTACAGGTGCGCGTACCGATTCACTGGCAAACAATTCCGTATCCGAAGCAAACGCGACAGCGAATCAAGGCACCGGGTCCGCTACCACTGCGGGAACAGCTCCCGCTGCAGCGAATAACATCGCGGCTCAGAACATCACAGTATCAAGCTCTCTGGACACAGCCACGGTGTCCGTTGGAATTGGCGATTCAGTTGAAAAAATTGCTGCGGCTATTAACAGCGAAGCCGCAACTACCGGCGTGAAAGCCTCAGCTCGAACGAGTGCAACGCTTTCCGGTCTTGATGCAACGGGCACTATTTCTCTGACTCTGGTAAATGGCGCGCAGGAATCCACAATTTCTGCTCAGATATCAGATGTCGCCGATCTGTCCCCCCTTGCACGGGAAATCAATTCCGCAAGCGGGCAGACAGGCATCACTGCAGAAGTAGAAAACGGCACCCTGACCCTGATTCAGGAGAATGGCAGAGACATCGTCGTTAAGGATTTCACAACCAACGCAGCGACGCCTAATGATACAGTCGACTTTCAGGGCAGCGCCGATGCAGCGGTGACACCGCTCACCAGTGGAGGCAACGACAGCATCAGAGCTAGCGGCGAACTGACCTTCGACTCCGCCGTCAGCTTTGCCGTTTCCTCCTCTATCGATGCAGCTTCTGGTAGCGTTTTCAATAACGCAGCTGCGGGCACTGCAGTTGGCTCAACACCAGAAACGGTTGCGACCGTGGATATCAGTGATTTTGAAGGAGCAACCAGCGCGCTTTCAATCCTGGATGCTGCCCTCGAAACCATCAGTGGCATAAGGGCCGACTTGGGTGCCGTCCAGAACCGCCTTGAATCGACCATTGCAAACCTGAGCACAACGTCAGAAAACCTCTCGGCAGCACGTTCCCGCATCCGCGATGCAGATTTTGCATCGGAATCCGCCGAACTGGCCCGCACCCAGGTGCTCCAGCAGGCTGGCCTCTCGGTACTGGCCCAGGCGAACGCCAGACCTCAGCAGGTTTTGCAGTTGCTGCAGGGATAA
- a CDS encoding GGDEF domain-containing protein, with the protein MAIDELEAQSFHWLVDMLESVEVGLVVLDLEFRVQAWNGFMENHSGITASKIRNRVLFELFPDIPEAWLTRKVDSVALLNTRAFTSWEQRPYLFKFRNTRPITGTEDYMFQNLTISPLSGTTGQVEKICLMVYDVTDIASGKRALERANEQLAKLSMTDRLTGLLNRGTWENLVDAEFERYRRYNQATSLVMFDIDFFKKVNDNYGHLAGDEVIKDTAATTKTNLRQSDSIGRYGGEEFGIVLPETDAEGARIICERIRESIEHSVVQTSVAPIRYTVSVGIAQLGDKPKSYMEWLQQADKALYAAKKGGRNRVVVFE; encoded by the coding sequence ATGGCCATAGACGAACTTGAAGCGCAATCCTTCCACTGGCTTGTGGATATGCTGGAATCCGTTGAGGTTGGCCTGGTGGTGCTGGACCTGGAATTCCGGGTGCAGGCCTGGAATGGGTTTATGGAGAACCACAGCGGCATTACCGCCAGCAAAATCCGCAACCGGGTATTGTTTGAGCTGTTCCCCGATATTCCCGAAGCCTGGCTTACCCGCAAAGTGGATTCAGTAGCACTGCTGAACACCCGGGCCTTCACCTCCTGGGAGCAACGGCCCTACCTGTTCAAGTTTCGCAACACACGCCCCATCACCGGCACAGAAGACTACATGTTCCAGAACCTGACCATCAGCCCGCTTTCAGGCACTACCGGCCAGGTGGAGAAGATATGCCTCATGGTGTATGACGTAACCGATATTGCTTCCGGCAAGCGCGCTCTGGAGCGGGCAAATGAACAGCTCGCCAAACTCAGCATGACAGACCGCCTAACCGGCCTGCTGAACAGGGGTACCTGGGAAAACCTGGTGGACGCGGAATTCGAACGGTATCGCCGCTATAACCAGGCAACCAGCCTTGTGATGTTTGATATCGACTTCTTCAAAAAAGTAAACGATAACTACGGTCACCTGGCCGGCGATGAGGTAATCAAAGATACCGCCGCGACCACGAAAACAAATTTACGACAATCCGACAGTATCGGCCGTTATGGCGGCGAAGAATTTGGAATTGTATTACCGGAAACCGATGCCGAGGGCGCTCGCATAATATGTGAGCGAATACGAGAAAGCATTGAACATAGCGTAGTTCAGACTAGTGTTGCACCCATTCGTTATACGGTGAGTGTGGGCATTGCACAACTGGGCGACAAGCCTAAAAGCTATATGGAATGGTTGCAGCAGGCAGACAAAGCTTTGTATGCGGCAAAAAAAGGCGGAAGAAATCGTGTCGTCGTTTTTGAATAA
- the sbcB gene encoding exodeoxyribonuclease I: MIRSFYWHDYETFGVDPVHDRPSQFAGVRTDADLNIIEEPLVIYCKPTDDYLPSPEACLITGITPQKAMEEGYPEAEFIAQINEAFSQPGTCVVGYNSLRFDDEVTRHTLYRNLRDPYAREWQNGNSRWDIIDMVRLTYALRPEGITWPRKEDGSPSFKLEALTTANGIAHEAAHDAMSDVEATLAVAKLIREKQPKLFDFVLKNKDKHSARAMLDTAAMKPVFHISAKYPATRGCCAMVAPLADHPTNKNLVIVYDLREDPTELISATPEQIRERVFTSQAQLGETRRFPLKSVQLNKCPVLAPANMLTTLSAERLAELELNGETLRANLALLRKAPNLAGRIAEAFDKPHEGDLTDPDEQLYAGGFISPADRSELNRVLQTPPEALVEETFNFKDERLPELLFRYRARNYPDSLTSEEAERWEEFRSQRLMTPKKGWLSLEAFGLELQRLASDPELPPQKQQILEDLHLYGESLIPYM, from the coding sequence TTGATCCGCTCGTTTTATTGGCATGACTACGAAACCTTTGGCGTCGACCCGGTTCATGACCGGCCCTCCCAGTTTGCCGGTGTGCGAACCGATGCGGATCTGAATATTATTGAAGAGCCGCTGGTTATTTACTGCAAGCCCACAGACGACTACCTGCCATCACCGGAAGCCTGCCTGATTACCGGCATCACGCCCCAGAAAGCCATGGAAGAGGGCTACCCGGAAGCAGAGTTTATCGCACAGATTAACGAAGCGTTCAGCCAGCCGGGCACCTGCGTAGTGGGCTACAACAGCCTGCGCTTTGATGATGAAGTCACCCGCCACACCCTGTACCGCAACCTGCGTGATCCTTATGCCCGGGAATGGCAGAACGGCAATTCCCGCTGGGACATTATCGACATGGTGCGGCTGACCTATGCGCTTCGGCCCGAGGGCATCACCTGGCCGCGCAAGGAAGATGGCAGCCCCAGCTTCAAACTGGAAGCCCTGACCACCGCCAACGGCATTGCCCACGAAGCCGCCCACGATGCCATGTCGGATGTGGAAGCAACTCTCGCGGTTGCGAAGCTGATCCGGGAAAAACAGCCCAAGCTGTTTGATTTTGTGCTGAAGAACAAAGACAAGCACTCCGCCCGCGCGATGCTGGATACTGCGGCCATGAAGCCGGTATTCCACATCTCAGCCAAATACCCGGCTACGCGCGGCTGCTGCGCCATGGTGGCACCGCTCGCGGACCACCCCACGAACAAAAACCTGGTGATTGTTTACGATCTGCGGGAAGACCCCACGGAGCTGATTAGCGCCACCCCTGAGCAGATTCGTGAGCGTGTATTTACTTCGCAGGCGCAGTTGGGGGAGACGAGGCGATTCCCGTTAAAAAGTGTGCAGCTGAATAAATGCCCGGTACTGGCGCCGGCTAACATGCTCACCACACTGTCTGCTGAACGGCTGGCAGAACTGGAGCTTAACGGCGAGACGCTTCGCGCCAACCTCGCACTGTTGAGAAAAGCCCCGAATTTGGCCGGGCGAATCGCCGAAGCGTTTGATAAACCCCACGAAGGCGACCTGACGGATCCCGACGAGCAGCTCTACGCCGGTGGCTTTATCTCGCCTGCGGATCGCAGCGAGCTGAACCGCGTACTGCAAACACCGCCGGAAGCGCTGGTGGAAGAGACTTTTAACTTTAAAGATGAGCGCTTGCCGGAGCTGCTGTTCCGCTATCGCGCCCGCAATTACCCGGATTCGCTAACCAGTGAGGAAGCGGAGCGTTGGGAAGAGTTTCGTAGTCAGCGGTTGATGACCCCGAAGAAAGGCTGGCTTTCGCTTGAGGCGTTTGGGCTTGAGCTGCAGAGGCTTGCGAGTGATCCGGAGTTGCCGCCGCAGAAGCAGCAGATTCTGGAGGATTTGCATTTGTATGGGGAATCTTTGATTCCCTACATGTAG
- a CDS encoding tetratricopeptide repeat protein yields MQANRQTQESRSHQAQAARLLLQANLAYGESNSNGLSHIQRLKARQECRGYLEEVNVLNPGNAVALGLLGRVEMDDGQLEKAHALFTASLDAQPGQTQQYANLGYWALKTERPALAEQHFLQALDCDRQSAAAFCGVAHSKQVQGQFDVAYLHYRRLLEAGAEWNSVYSGMLTCAQHLAVDKADSDLALDAIALLKHEGLPHQEIGRFVGAIIRQQYDLDNPKAEIFLDAACEDELLILALQNTLMPDPAVEELVVMLRRAILAEVAQTVELRDELQQLALAIAQYADRTGYALAAEDDEERLVGAVNDSLKAQFVMGEAQDALIGSLMISSMYGALFHQEFAVQLGQWNPVDWPLALQPVLAASYYHRAEEEGIKQCFDEKAEELSLDKTDVPQAWPAWSKLAYRAESSLKSIMATELGLEANNLPDTLRIMVCGAQSGQRAMELASYLADVEVIAVDESLANIAKATRMAAESEVSNIVFWPWSIAQQFVADGHKVHWVEVGRLPSPAMTELSLAALVNSASGSGAIVHLHTAIAEQTAGDLQMRKLIAEHSLQPTRSTLRQLRRMVLTNRQDATWQKLAQEDDFYSLGGCRDRWFRPQDEAQLKDLMAMVSNEVEWKLVKARDEDGHSLATRPVQTQIQAEALGSEVQSVMGQNLSVYFQRRR; encoded by the coding sequence ATGCAAGCCAATCGTCAAACCCAGGAATCCCGCTCCCATCAGGCCCAGGCTGCCCGTCTGCTTCTGCAGGCCAACCTTGCCTATGGCGAATCCAACAGCAACGGGCTCAGCCATATCCAACGCCTGAAGGCCCGGCAGGAATGCCGTGGGTACCTGGAAGAGGTGAATGTGCTCAATCCAGGCAACGCCGTTGCTTTGGGATTGCTGGGGCGTGTCGAGATGGACGATGGGCAGCTTGAAAAAGCCCACGCTCTATTCACCGCCAGTCTGGACGCTCAACCGGGACAAACGCAGCAGTATGCCAACCTGGGTTACTGGGCACTGAAAACCGAACGGCCAGCCCTGGCAGAGCAGCACTTTCTGCAGGCTCTGGACTGCGACCGGCAATCCGCCGCCGCTTTTTGCGGTGTGGCCCACTCCAAGCAGGTGCAGGGGCAGTTTGATGTGGCTTATCTACACTACCGCAGGCTGCTGGAGGCGGGCGCTGAATGGAATTCCGTTTACAGCGGCATGCTCACCTGCGCCCAACACCTGGCGGTCGATAAAGCGGACAGCGATCTCGCGCTGGATGCGATTGCCCTGCTAAAGCACGAAGGCTTGCCCCATCAGGAAATCGGTCGCTTTGTAGGTGCGATCATCCGCCAGCAATACGATCTGGATAATCCGAAGGCAGAGATTTTTCTGGATGCTGCCTGCGAAGATGAGCTGCTGATTCTGGCCCTGCAAAACACACTGATGCCGGATCCAGCGGTAGAAGAACTTGTTGTGATGCTACGCCGTGCCATTTTGGCGGAAGTCGCGCAAACCGTTGAGCTTCGCGATGAACTTCAGCAACTCGCACTCGCCATTGCACAGTACGCAGACCGCACCGGCTATGCGCTGGCGGCGGAAGACGATGAAGAGCGGCTCGTAGGCGCCGTGAATGACAGCCTCAAAGCGCAGTTTGTAATGGGTGAGGCCCAGGACGCTTTAATTGGATCGCTGATGATCAGCTCCATGTACGGCGCCCTGTTTCATCAGGAGTTTGCAGTGCAGCTCGGGCAGTGGAACCCGGTGGACTGGCCACTGGCACTTCAGCCGGTCTTGGCCGCCAGCTACTACCACCGCGCCGAAGAAGAAGGCATCAAACAGTGCTTTGATGAGAAAGCGGAAGAGCTGAGCCTGGATAAAACCGATGTGCCACAAGCCTGGCCTGCCTGGTCGAAACTGGCTTACCGCGCTGAAAGCAGCCTGAAGTCAATTATGGCGACAGAGTTGGGATTGGAAGCAAACAACCTGCCAGACACCTTGCGCATTATGGTGTGTGGCGCCCAGTCCGGCCAGCGCGCCATGGAACTGGCGAGCTACCTGGCGGATGTGGAAGTCATCGCCGTAGATGAGTCCCTGGCCAACATCGCCAAAGCCACCCGCATGGCAGCCGAATCCGAGGTCAGCAACATCGTGTTCTGGCCCTGGTCAATCGCACAGCAGTTTGTGGCGGATGGCCACAAGGTGCACTGGGTCGAAGTCGGCCGCCTGCCCTCCCCGGCCATGACCGAACTCTCGCTCGCCGCTCTGGTGAACAGCGCCTCCGGCTCCGGCGCCATCGTGCATTTGCATACCGCCATTGCTGAACAGACTGCCGGCGACCTGCAGATGCGGAAACTGATTGCAGAACACAGCCTGCAACCAACCCGCTCTACCCTGCGTCAACTTCGCCGGATGGTGTTAACCAACCGGCAAGATGCCACATGGCAGAAACTTGCCCAAGAAGATGACTTCTACAGCCTGGGCGGGTGCCGCGACCGCTGGTTCCGGCCGCAGGATGAGGCACAGTTAAAAGACCTGATGGCGATGGTTAGCAATGAAGTGGAGTGGAAGCTGGTGAAAGCCCGCGATGAAGACGGCCACAGCTTGGCTACCAGGCCAGTACAAACGCAGATTCAGGCCGAGGCGCTGGGGAGCGAAGTGCAAAGTGTGATGGGGCAGAATCTGAGCGTTTATTTTCAGCGGCGGAGGTAA
- a CDS encoding DUF6160 family protein — protein MRHHAYGYAALIMFCLGMAPVARAELQPISESAMGDVTGQAFLQVENITGATHEFTRMTLSMDVETRVNIDDARMGEIDGGSDFTARSGGITLADPPDRHGNQAFLNA, from the coding sequence ATGAGACACCACGCGTATGGATACGCTGCTCTCATCATGTTTTGCCTTGGCATGGCGCCCGTTGCCCGGGCTGAACTGCAGCCCATTTCCGAGTCGGCCATGGGGGATGTGACCGGGCAGGCTTTTTTGCAGGTTGAGAATATTACCGGCGCGACTCACGAATTCACCCGCATGACTCTGAGCATGGATGTAGAAACCCGTGTGAATATTGATGACGCGAGAATGGGTGAGATTGATGGCGGTTCGGATTTCACCGCACGATCCGGGGGTATCACGCTTGCAGACCCACCGGACAGACATGGGAACCAAGCTTTTCTGAATGCCTGA
- a CDS encoding flagellin N-terminal helical domain-containing protein: MALGINTNVASLSAQNQLSNSQKLNDQALERLSSGLRINSAKDDAAGLAISTRFSAQISGLDVAQRNANDGISYAQTAEGALGEVTNGLSRIRDLAVQSANDTNSASDRQALNQEVSALISEVNRISSSTQFNGQNILDGSLSTLNFQVGANAGQTISVDGVDARGSQLGAEVFEGASFDRADIAGFSGAGSLTLNGIDVDLSSAQDGSDVVSAINGVTASTGVSAAQATETVVAGGAYNAPSGATATVNINGTDVTIADAADIDAATKAINDAAGQTGVAATNDGTNITLTDSNGASISVTDDGTTDIFGDIGTSEEIYDAGLVLNTEIDSDITVGGTGTVANFGLTTGNLATNASVLNDVNVLSRTDATDAIKTVDFALDQINSLRAELGAVQSRFESTISNLASTSENLSAANSRILDADFAAETAKLAKSQVLQQAGISVLAQANARPQQVLSLLQ, from the coding sequence ATGGCTCTCGGAATCAACACCAACGTAGCGTCGCTTTCTGCTCAGAATCAGCTGAGTAATTCACAAAAGCTGAACGATCAGGCTCTTGAGCGCCTGTCTTCTGGTCTGCGCATCAACTCCGCGAAAGACGATGCGGCCGGCTTGGCGATCTCCACACGTTTCAGTGCTCAAATTTCGGGTTTGGACGTGGCACAGCGCAATGCTAACGATGGCATTTCCTATGCCCAGACAGCTGAAGGTGCGTTAGGTGAAGTTACTAACGGCCTGTCCCGAATTCGTGACTTGGCGGTACAGTCTGCTAACGACACTAACTCAGCTTCTGATCGTCAGGCTTTGAACCAAGAGGTTTCGGCCTTGATCAGCGAAGTGAATCGTATCTCGAGTTCTACACAGTTTAACGGTCAGAATATTCTGGATGGGTCGCTTTCTACTCTTAACTTTCAGGTTGGTGCGAACGCTGGACAGACCATTTCAGTTGACGGTGTAGATGCACGCGGCTCTCAGTTGGGCGCTGAAGTATTTGAAGGTGCAAGTTTTGACAGGGCAGACATTGCTGGCTTCTCTGGTGCTGGCTCCTTAACTCTTAATGGAATCGATGTGGATCTGTCTTCTGCACAAGATGGCTCCGATGTAGTTTCGGCTATAAACGGCGTAACCGCGTCCACTGGTGTGAGCGCCGCGCAGGCGACTGAAACAGTGGTTGCTGGCGGCGCCTACAACGCCCCGTCGGGTGCGACTGCAACAGTCAATATCAATGGTACTGATGTGACCATTGCGGATGCTGCTGACATTGATGCAGCAACTAAAGCCATTAATGATGCTGCTGGCCAGACTGGCGTCGCTGCAACCAATGATGGAACAAACATAACCCTGACTGATAGCAACGGCGCGAGTATCTCCGTTACTGACGATGGGACGACTGATATATTTGGCGACATCGGTACCTCAGAAGAGATATACGATGCCGGGCTGGTGCTAAATACTGAGATTGATTCTGACATCACAGTTGGTGGCACTGGTACAGTGGCTAACTTTGGTTTGACCACAGGTAACTTGGCAACCAACGCCTCTGTTCTAAATGATGTTAACGTGTTGTCCCGGACCGACGCGACTGACGCGATCAAGACGGTCGACTTTGCACTTGATCAGATCAACAGCCTTCGTGCCGAGCTGGGTGCGGTTCAGAGTCGGTTTGAGTCAACAATTTCAAACCTGGCCTCCACTTCAGAAAATCTGAGCGCGGCCAACAGCCGTATCCTGGACGCAGACTTCGCAGCAGAAACTGCAAAATTGGCCAAGTCCCAGGTGCTGCAGCAGGCTGGTATCTCAGTACTGGCACAGGCCAATGCCCGTCCGCAGCAGGTTCTGTCTCTCCTGCAGTAA
- a CDS encoding histone-like nucleoid-structuring protein, MvaT/MvaU family: MAKINDYYQKKQLMEKLADEINQLEQDQALKHELAFENSIRELMKEYDKSPKHVLQILAAIDPSIAGAKAEGSTGTRAKRPMKTYKNPHTGEVVKTRGGNHKVLNEWREKHGKEAVQSWQQD, from the coding sequence ATGGCAAAGATTAACGATTATTACCAGAAGAAGCAGCTTATGGAAAAGCTTGCAGACGAGATTAATCAACTGGAGCAGGATCAGGCTCTGAAGCACGAACTGGCGTTTGAGAACAGCATTCGTGAGTTGATGAAAGAATATGACAAGTCTCCGAAGCATGTGCTTCAGATTCTGGCCGCTATTGATCCCTCCATTGCCGGAGCCAAAGCGGAAGGCAGCACTGGCACCCGTGCCAAGCGCCCGATGAAAACCTATAAGAACCCGCATACCGGCGAAGTGGTTAAAACTCGTGGCGGTAACCATAAGGTTCTGAACGAGTGGCGTGAAAAGCACGGTAAAGAAGCAGTGCAAAGCTGGCAGCAAGACTGA